The Desmonostoc muscorum LEGE 12446 genome includes a region encoding these proteins:
- a CDS encoding DUF3536 domain-containing protein: MTSAAQMPASSGSTLTLHSDSHNTKETDPLRTAHGVYVTVHGHFYQPPRENPYLDAIERQPSAAPFHDWNERIHWECYRPNAFARVLNDRGEVAGIVNNYEYFSFNIGPTLMSWLERYDMEVYQRILEADAKSSQRLHGHGNAIAQVYNHIIMPLANERDKYTQIRWGKEDFRSRFGRDPEGIWLAETGVDYPTLEALVAEGIRFVILAPSQALRCRPFPTKENHNPEWCEVGGSQIDPTRPYRCYLKPTLDTSSSPLSTIPDSPKDGSREGLPYIDIFFYDGPISRDMGFSDVVYNSNRFAGRIGSAVRGDHRPAQLISVATDGETFGHHKKGTEKTLAYAFTTEFPQQGWTVTNFAHYLSLNSPSWEVELKSVTAWSCAHGVDRWQDDCGCGGEGGVWHQKWRRPLRDALNWLRDQLIEVYEEYGRLLFRDPWQARDEYIQVMRDRSSANVNRFLSRHQTHKLTAAEQVDALRLLEMQRHALLMFTSCGWFFEEISRPEGTQILRYASRALELAGEVAGVQLEKDFVKHLGLAPSNVDQFKHGGEIYRQQVLTAQLGFKQVAAHYAMSSLFTNQGSTLGTGHSTLGTQTKRVYCYAVNELDYQLQRMGSLTLAVGNLKLVSEITWESEHLVFAVLHLGGWDFHCCIQQFTGRRDYSQLKEKVFGALQQGSAAHTILAMTQFFGEETFSLENLFAEERHRIMRLLSQETLTRLGQLYTQAYRDNYGVLMAFHRDEIPVPQELQVAAEIALGHRCMMTLRSLEQDITESQMRWNHIVELEAIATEAKHLRCQLNIPEAKQILEQLIVRSLWQLLHDANGSFNAEIHQLERLIDIGDQLNIDISLHRSQELYFSCLHSQIIPLCLTTLSNEEDTHQCRQLLKLGKKLAVDVSMISNQFS, from the coding sequence ATGACTTCTGCTGCTCAAATGCCAGCTAGCTCTGGCTCAACGTTAACATTACATTCAGATTCCCACAACACCAAAGAGACTGATCCCCTGAGAACAGCTCATGGTGTTTATGTGACGGTGCATGGTCATTTTTACCAGCCACCGAGGGAAAATCCTTATCTGGACGCGATTGAACGCCAACCGAGCGCTGCACCTTTCCATGACTGGAATGAGCGGATTCATTGGGAATGCTATCGCCCGAATGCCTTTGCCAGAGTACTAAATGACCGGGGCGAAGTGGCGGGGATCGTTAACAATTATGAGTATTTTAGTTTTAATATTGGCCCAACGCTGATGTCGTGGCTAGAACGCTACGATATGGAGGTTTATCAGCGGATTTTGGAGGCGGATGCCAAAAGTAGTCAACGTTTGCATGGTCATGGAAATGCGATCGCGCAAGTATACAATCACATCATCATGCCTCTGGCGAATGAACGCGACAAATATACCCAAATTCGCTGGGGTAAAGAAGACTTCCGTTCCCGGTTTGGACGCGATCCCGAAGGTATATGGTTAGCAGAAACCGGTGTGGACTACCCCACCCTAGAAGCTTTAGTTGCTGAAGGTATTCGCTTCGTTATCCTTGCACCGTCTCAGGCGTTGCGTTGTCGTCCTTTCCCCACTAAAGAGAATCACAATCCTGAATGGTGTGAAGTCGGCGGTAGTCAGATTGATCCCACCCGCCCCTATCGTTGTTATTTGAAGCCCACACTGGACACTTCATCTTCACCTCTAAGTACGATCCCCGATAGCCCCAAGGATGGAAGTAGGGAAGGATTACCCTATATTGATATCTTCTTTTACGATGGTCCGATATCGCGGGACATGGGTTTTAGTGATGTGGTTTATAATTCCAATCGCTTTGCTGGACGTATTGGTTCAGCGGTGCGTGGGGATCACCGTCCAGCACAGTTGATTTCTGTGGCTACAGATGGCGAAACCTTTGGGCATCACAAGAAAGGAACTGAGAAAACTTTAGCCTACGCCTTCACAACAGAATTTCCCCAGCAGGGTTGGACGGTGACTAACTTTGCCCACTACCTGAGCTTAAATTCTCCCTCTTGGGAAGTGGAATTGAAGTCAGTCACAGCTTGGAGTTGTGCCCACGGTGTAGACAGATGGCAGGATGACTGTGGTTGCGGTGGAGAAGGTGGCGTTTGGCATCAAAAATGGCGTCGTCCGTTGCGGGATGCTCTCAATTGGCTGCGGGATCAGCTAATTGAGGTGTATGAGGAATATGGAAGGCTGTTATTCCGCGATCCCTGGCAAGCACGGGATGAATATATTCAAGTGATGCGCGATCGCTCCTCCGCCAATGTCAACCGTTTCCTCTCGCGCCATCAAACCCACAAACTAACAGCCGCCGAACAAGTAGACGCCCTCCGCCTGTTGGAAATGCAACGTCATGCTTTGTTGATGTTCACTAGTTGTGGCTGGTTTTTTGAAGAAATTTCCCGTCCAGAGGGGACGCAGATTCTCCGCTACGCCTCCCGTGCTTTGGAATTGGCAGGGGAAGTAGCAGGCGTACAGTTGGAAAAAGACTTCGTAAAACATCTTGGCCTAGCCCCCAGTAATGTCGATCAGTTCAAACATGGTGGCGAAATTTATCGCCAACAGGTACTCACTGCCCAACTTGGTTTTAAACAAGTAGCAGCCCACTATGCCATGAGTTCCCTGTTTACAAATCAGGGATCAACACTGGGTACTGGGCATTCAACACTAGGCACCCAGACAAAGCGGGTTTATTGCTACGCCGTCAATGAGCTAGATTACCAACTCCAACGTATGGGATCGCTAACTTTGGCTGTGGGCAATTTAAAGCTGGTATCAGAGATTACTTGGGAAAGTGAGCATTTAGTGTTTGCTGTTCTGCATTTGGGAGGTTGGGATTTCCACTGCTGCATTCAACAATTTACTGGGCGGCGTGACTACAGCCAATTAAAAGAAAAGGTGTTTGGGGCACTGCAACAAGGGAGTGCGGCTCATACTATCTTGGCAATGACGCAGTTCTTTGGCGAAGAAACTTTCAGCTTGGAAAATCTATTTGCTGAAGAACGCCACCGGATTATGCGGTTGCTGAGTCAGGAAACACTGACACGATTAGGACAACTTTATACCCAAGCTTACCGCGATAATTATGGTGTGCTAATGGCATTTCATCGAGATGAAATACCAGTCCCCCAAGAATTGCAGGTAGCGGCAGAGATAGCTTTGGGGCATCGGTGTATGATGACATTGCGATCGCTTGAGCAAGATATCACCGAATCGCAAATGCGTTGGAATCACATAGTAGAATTGGAAGCGATCGCCACGGAAGCAAAACATCTGCGTTGTCAGCTGAATATTCCGGAAGCCAAGCAGATATTAGAACAATTAATTGTGCGATCGCTTTGGCAATTGTTGCATGATGCCAATGGTAGCTTTAATGCAGAGATCCACCAGTTGGAGCGGTTGATTGATATCGGGGATCAATTAAATATTGATATTTCTTTACATCGATCCCAAGAATTATATTTCAGTTGTCTGCACAGTCAGATCATACCTTTGTGTCTGACCACCCTTAGCAATGAAGAAGATACTCATCAGTGCCGACAGTTGCTCAAGTTGGGCAAAAAGTTAGCGGTTGATGTCAGTATGATTTCAAATCAGTTTTCATAA
- a CDS encoding HNH endonuclease → MSKTPRIPIPPEVKKYVWQRDKYQCRSCGKTGVETNLTIDHIIPLARGGQNDISNLQTLCFICNQQKTDNIDPRFRRHFDL, encoded by the coding sequence ATGAGTAAAACTCCCCGTATTCCTATTCCACCGGAAGTAAAAAAATATGTCTGGCAACGTGATAAATATCAATGCCGAAGTTGCGGTAAAACCGGTGTAGAAACTAACCTCACTATTGACCATATCATTCCCCTCGCCCGTGGTGGTCAAAATGATATCAGCAATCTACAAACCCTCTGCTTCATCTGCAATCAGCAAAAAACCGACAACATTGATCCCCGGTTTAGACGCCATTTTGATTTATAG